The sequence CCGCGGAGCGCCTCGATCATGCCCAGGTGCCGGCTGGCGTGCGACAGGTGGCGGAGCAGGGAGTCATCGAGCGGGGCCGTGGCGCCAAGCAGGTCGTCGGTGTCACGCAGGATCGTCTCGTCGTCCAGCTCGCCGACGGCCTGTTCGAGGTCGGAGAACGCGCCTCGCATGTAGGTCGCGAGCTGATCGCGTCCGGGGAATGGGAGCGCCGCGGCCTGCTCGTCGGGCAGCTCCATGCCGGTGTCTCCCGCGCCCTGCTCGACAGGGAATTCCCACTTGGTGGTCAGCCCCTCGCGGTGCCAGCGCTGCGGCTTGCCCGAGACCACGGCTGCCCATCGGTCCGCCCAGCGGCCGGCGTGCCACAGGTGAAAGGCAATCGGCGGCGA is a genomic window of Chloroflexota bacterium containing:
- a CDS encoding DinB family protein translates to MAARDHVALLAGRLAITHRQLVEAAEKCTDDDLAWHPGPTSPPIAFHLWHAGRWADRWAAVVSGKPQRWHREGLTTKWEFPVEQGAGDTGMELPDEQAAALPFPGRDQLATYMRGAFSDLEQAVGELDDETILRDTDDLLGATAPLDDSLLRHLSHASRHLGMIEALRGLRGVHGTATV